Proteins encoded together in one Salinibacter grassmerensis window:
- a CDS encoding ABC transporter ATP-binding protein gives MIRTRDLTKAYRDGLSQTFVLRQIDLDIEAGAFVTVQGPSGAGKTTLLHILGLLDAPTEGTYEFMGDPVHLMSEDRRTEIHRSQIGFVFQSYHLIDDLTVYENLETPLIYKGLSASERESKVAEMLDRFRLVAKKDLFPHQLSGGQQQLVGVARALIIEPTVILADEPTGNLQSDQSEEIMETLTRLNTEDDVTIVQVTHSETLADYGERIIKLNDGWIDADHPVEAESAEEIR, from the coding sequence ATGATTCGTACACGCGACCTCACCAAGGCCTATCGCGACGGCCTCTCGCAGACCTTTGTCCTCCGCCAGATTGACCTCGACATTGAGGCGGGGGCGTTTGTCACCGTTCAGGGCCCGTCGGGGGCCGGCAAGACGACGCTGCTCCACATCCTGGGCCTGCTCGACGCGCCGACCGAGGGCACGTACGAGTTCATGGGCGACCCTGTCCACTTGATGAGCGAAGACCGCCGGACCGAGATTCACCGCTCGCAGATCGGCTTCGTCTTTCAGTCCTACCACCTGATCGACGACCTGACCGTCTACGAGAACCTGGAGACGCCGCTCATCTACAAGGGCCTCTCCGCGTCGGAGCGCGAGAGCAAGGTGGCCGAGATGCTCGATCGGTTTCGGCTCGTGGCGAAGAAGGATCTGTTTCCCCACCAGCTCTCCGGGGGGCAGCAGCAACTCGTGGGCGTGGCGCGGGCGCTCATCATCGAGCCCACGGTCATTCTGGCCGACGAGCCGACCGGGAACCTGCAGTCGGACCAGAGCGAGGAGATTATGGAGACCCTGACGCGGCTGAACACAGAGGATGACGTGACGATCGTGCAGGTGACCCATTCGGAAACGCTGGCGGACTACGGGGAGCGCATCATCAAGCTGAACGACGGCTGGATAGACGCCGACCACCCCGTCGAGGCGGAGTCGGCGGAAGAGATCAGATAG